One Diabrotica virgifera virgifera chromosome 3, PGI_DIABVI_V3a genomic window carries:
- the LOC126881837 gene encoding THAP domain-containing protein 2-like produces the protein MASCAFPLCTNNKRKNQKNSTGITFHSFPKDVEKRKAWVQFVHRENWEPATSSKLCTKHFAERDVDRTSLVCIRLRENAVPTIGESQFLEKNQYFSLREPPASYITGDATSRQKGT, from the exons ATGGCTTCGTGTGCTTTTCCTCTGTGTACAAATAACAAACGAAAGAACCAGAAAAACTCCACGGGGAtaacatttcatag TTTTCCCAAAGATGTTGAAAAGAGAAAGGCTTGGGTACAGTTTGTACACAGAGAGAATTGGGAACCAGCCACCAGCAGCAAATTGTGTACGAAACATTTTGCCGAGAGGGATGTAGATCGGACTTCATTAGTTTGTATTCGTTTGCGAGAAAACGCAGTCCCTACAATTGGTGAATCTCAG tttttggaaaaaaatcaatatttctcccttcgggagcctcCAGCCTCATACATCACTGGTGATGCCACTTCAAGGCAAAAAGGAACATGA
- the LOC114342524 gene encoding mediator of RNA polymerase II transcription subunit 7, protein MANSDTIQVSSLPLPPMQYVSQYTDEAIRRGRTPKPPPPIQDTYHMFGNAFNTEESIIRPLESQGIKRLYPLHFDRRRELKKFNQSLLANFLDLLDLLVNCPDSPRRAEKVEDLSLLFIHIHHLLNEFRPHQARETLRVMMELQKRQRIETANRFQKHLDRVMDILQQAIQNLPEPMDLDSKIMIDTDFLMHSENSDNSETSQDPCYILDRVMCNIVDNMQ, encoded by the exons ATGGCAAATTCTGACACAATTCAAGTTAGTTCACTACCTCTTCCTCCTATGCAATATGTAAGTCAATACACAGATGAAGCAATTAGAAGAGGTAGGACTCCAAAACCACCACCACCAATTCAAGATACCTATCATATGTTTGGCAATGCATTTAATACTGAAGAGAGCATTATTAGACCACTGGAAAGTCAA gGCATCAAAAGGCTATATCCCCTACATTTTGATAGAAGAAGGGAACTAAAAAAGTTTAACCAGTCCCTATTGGCTAATTTCTTGGACTTACTGGATTTATTAGTTAATTGCCCAGACTCTCCTCGAAGAGCAGAAAAAGTGGAAGATTTAAGTTTGTTATTTATTCATATTCACCACCTTCTGAATGAGTTCAGGCCTCACCAAGCTAGAGAAACTTTGAGAGTTATGATGGAATTACAGAAAAGGCAAAGGATAGAAACTGCGAACAG GTTTCAAAAACATCTGGACAGAGTAATGGATATCTTGCAACAAGCTATCCAAAATCTCCCAGAACCTATGGATTTAGACTCAAAAATCATGATAGACACAGATTTTTTGATGCATAGTGAAAACAGTGATAACTCAGAAACCTCACAAGATCCGTGCTATATTTTGGACAGGGTTATGTGTAATATAGTAGATAATATGCAATAA